The Accipiter gentilis chromosome 34, bAccGen1.1, whole genome shotgun sequence genome has a segment encoding these proteins:
- the RAB21 gene encoding ras-related protein Rab-21, with protein MAAGAGAAAGGRSFSFKVVLLGEGCVGKTSLVLRYCENKFNDKHITTLQASFLTKKLNIGGKRVNLAIWDTAGQERFHALGPIYYRDSNGAILVYDITDEDSFQKVKNWVKELRKMLGNEICLCIVGNKIDLEKERHVSVQEAETYAESVGAKHYHTSAKQNKGIEELFLDLCKRMIETAQVDERARGNGSSQSGIARRGVQIIDDEPQVQSSGGCCSSG; from the exons atggcggcgggggccggcgcggcggccgggggccgCAGTTTTTCCTTCAAGGTGGTTTTGCTCGGGGAGGGTTGCGTGGGAAAGACCTCCCTGGTGCTACGCTACTGCGAGAACAAGTTCAACGATAAACACATCACCACCCTGCAg GCATCTTTTCTTACAAAGAAGCTAAATATTGGTGGGAAAAGAGTAAACCTTGCAATATGG GATACAGCTGGTCAAGAAAGATTTCATGCATTGGGGCCGATCTACTACAGGGATTCTAATGGCGCTATCCTAGTATATGATATAACAGATGAAGACTCTTTTCAAAAG GTAAAAAACTGGGTAAAGGAATTAAGAAAAATGTTGGGAAATGAAATCTGTTTATGTATAGTAG GTAACAAAATAGACTTGGAAAAAGAGAGACATGTTTCAGTGCAAGAAGCAGAAAC GTATGCTGAATCTGTTGGAGCAAAACATTATCATACTTCAGCTAAACAGAACAAAGGAATTGAAGAACTGTTTCTTGACCTTTGTAAAA GAATGATAGAAACTGCTCAAGTGGATGAAAGAGCAAGAGGCAATGGTTCCAGTCAGTCAGGAATAGCAAGGCGAGGTGTACAGATCATTGATGACGAGCCACAAGTACAGAGCAGTGGAGGGTGCTGTTCTTCTGGATAA